Proteins encoded by one window of Leopardus geoffroyi isolate Oge1 chromosome X, O.geoffroyi_Oge1_pat1.0, whole genome shotgun sequence:
- the ATP6AP2 gene encoding renin receptor isoform X2, with amino-acid sequence MMLIIHLLICFLPGVLGNEFSILRSPGSVVFRDGNWPIPGERIPDVAALSMGFSVKEDLSWPGLAVGNLFHRPRATVLVLVKGVDKLALPPGSVISYPLENAVPFSLDSVANSIHSLFSEETPVVLQLAPSEERVYMVGKANSVFEDLSVTLRQLRNRLFQENSVLNSLPLNSLSRNNEVDLLFLSELQVLHDISSLLSRHKHLAKDHSPDLYSLELAGLDEIGKHYGEDSEQFRDASKILVDALQKFADDMYNLYGGNAVVELVTVRSFDTSLVRKTRTILEAKQERNPPSPYNLAYKYNLEYSVVFNMVLWIMIALALAVIVTSYNIWNMDPGYDSIIYRMTNQKIRMD; translated from the exons ATGATGTtgatcattcatttattaatctgTTTTCTTCCAGGTGTTTTGGGGAACGAGTTTAGTATATTAAGATCACCAGGGTCTGTTGTTTTCCGAGATGGAAATTGGCCTATACCAGGAGAGCGAATCCCAGACGTGGCTGCATTGTCCATGGGCTTCTCTGTTAAAGaa GACCTTTCTTGGCCAGGACTTGCGGTGGGTAACCTGTTCCATCGTCCTCGGGCTACTGTTCTGGTGTTGGTGAAGGGAGTAGACAAACTCGCTCTACCCCCAGGCAGTGTCATTTCATACCCTCTGGAGAAT GCAGTTCCTTTTAGTCTTGACAGTGTTGCAAATTCCATTCACTCCTTATTTTCTGAAGAAACTCCGGTAGTTTTGCAGTTGGCTCCCAGTGAGGAG AGAGTGTATATGGTGGGGAAGGCGAACTCGGTTTTTGAAGACCTCTCAGTAACATTACGACAGCTCCGCAATCGCCTGTTTCAAGAAAACTCTGTTCTCAATTCACTTCCCCTCAATTCTCTGAGTAGGAACAATGAA GTTgatctgctctttctttctgaatTGCAAGTGCTACACGATATTTCAAGTTTG TTGTCTCGACATAAGCATCTAGCCAAGGATCATTCTCCTGATTTATATTCGCTGGAGCTGGCAGGTCTGGATGAAATTGGGAAACATTATGGGGAAGACTCTGAACAATTCAGAGATGCTTCGAAGATTCTTGTCGATGCTCTGCAAAAG tttgcagatgacatgtatAACCTTTACGGTGGGAATGCTGTGGTAGAGTTAGTGACTGTCAGATCATTTGACACATCTCTTGTGAGGAAGACAAGGACTATTCTTGAGGCAAAACAAGAG AGGAACCCACCAAGCCCCTATAATCTTGCATATAAGTATAACCTTGAGTATTCAGTGGTTTTCAACATGGTACTTTGGATAATGATCGCCTTGGCCTTGGCTGTGATTGTCACCTCTTACAATATCTGGAACATGGATCCTGGATatgacagcattatttatagGATGACAAACCAGAAGATTCGAATGGATTGA
- the ATP6AP2 gene encoding renin receptor isoform X1, whose product MAVLVVLLSLLAAGVLGNEFSILRSPGSVVFRDGNWPIPGERIPDVAALSMGFSVKEDLSWPGLAVGNLFHRPRATVLVLVKGVDKLALPPGSVISYPLENAVPFSLDSVANSIHSLFSEETPVVLQLAPSEERVYMVGKANSVFEDLSVTLRQLRNRLFQENSVLNSLPLNSLSRNNEVDLLFLSELQVLHDISSLLSRHKHLAKDHSPDLYSLELAGLDEIGKHYGEDSEQFRDASKILVDALQKFADDMYNLYGGNAVVELVTVRSFDTSLVRKTRTILEAKQERNPPSPYNLAYKYNLEYSVVFNMVLWIMIALALAVIVTSYNIWNMDPGYDSIIYRMTNQKIRMD is encoded by the exons GTGTTTTGGGGAACGAGTTTAGTATATTAAGATCACCAGGGTCTGTTGTTTTCCGAGATGGAAATTGGCCTATACCAGGAGAGCGAATCCCAGACGTGGCTGCATTGTCCATGGGCTTCTCTGTTAAAGaa GACCTTTCTTGGCCAGGACTTGCGGTGGGTAACCTGTTCCATCGTCCTCGGGCTACTGTTCTGGTGTTGGTGAAGGGAGTAGACAAACTCGCTCTACCCCCAGGCAGTGTCATTTCATACCCTCTGGAGAAT GCAGTTCCTTTTAGTCTTGACAGTGTTGCAAATTCCATTCACTCCTTATTTTCTGAAGAAACTCCGGTAGTTTTGCAGTTGGCTCCCAGTGAGGAG AGAGTGTATATGGTGGGGAAGGCGAACTCGGTTTTTGAAGACCTCTCAGTAACATTACGACAGCTCCGCAATCGCCTGTTTCAAGAAAACTCTGTTCTCAATTCACTTCCCCTCAATTCTCTGAGTAGGAACAATGAA GTTgatctgctctttctttctgaatTGCAAGTGCTACACGATATTTCAAGTTTG TTGTCTCGACATAAGCATCTAGCCAAGGATCATTCTCCTGATTTATATTCGCTGGAGCTGGCAGGTCTGGATGAAATTGGGAAACATTATGGGGAAGACTCTGAACAATTCAGAGATGCTTCGAAGATTCTTGTCGATGCTCTGCAAAAG tttgcagatgacatgtatAACCTTTACGGTGGGAATGCTGTGGTAGAGTTAGTGACTGTCAGATCATTTGACACATCTCTTGTGAGGAAGACAAGGACTATTCTTGAGGCAAAACAAGAG AGGAACCCACCAAGCCCCTATAATCTTGCATATAAGTATAACCTTGAGTATTCAGTGGTTTTCAACATGGTACTTTGGATAATGATCGCCTTGGCCTTGGCTGTGATTGTCACCTCTTACAATATCTGGAACATGGATCCTGGATatgacagcattatttatagGATGACAAACCAGAAGATTCGAATGGATTGA